In Bos indicus isolate NIAB-ARS_2022 breed Sahiwal x Tharparkar chromosome 10, NIAB-ARS_B.indTharparkar_mat_pri_1.0, whole genome shotgun sequence, the DNA window atcccctggagaaggaaacggcaacccactccagtactcttgcctggaaaatcccatggacagagaagcctggtagaccacagtccatgggatcgcaaagagtaggacacaattgagcaacttcactttctattAGATTGACTGTTctcttttcacagatgaggaaatggaaatagaaataaatttagcTCAAGATCACAAGGTCAACAGGTAACAAAGCTGGAGTTTAGACCAGATCTGACTAATCTAAAAGTCCATGGTTATTCTACTAATTATCTCAAATGTTAGATTGACATTAATTGATATAATCAGTCTActaatattatgaaatattaacaatttcaaaactgattttaaaaacactgtcatttatttttggtaaatGGCTCCTCAGCAATGTACATATTAATCTTTTAAGAAATTCCTCTCTCAAACCCAGTTGAAATTCTGCTTTTGCTACTAGCTATCTTCCATATCCCTATCCCaagaggtattttaaaaaatatatagaaaactaatcCTGGTCTGTTATCTTGACAGGTTTATCTTGACAAAAATTAAGTTTCCAAGTAAAGGTCAAATTATTCAAATTTCTCAGGGGACATAAGTCTATTGTGTGTAATATAggatattttctttagaaattaaaCATATCTCTATCATGGAggatatatttatctttaaacCTTGAGACTATTATTACATGTTCTCCCTTTCACAGCAAATGTGTGAGTcatctaattttttgaagaaattattttttctttccatcctttATACTTCTGAGTTCACATTATAAGGGAAGGGGAAATCAGTGCTCATGATGAGGTAATAGTTTTCATTGTTCACCTGCTCTCCTTAGCACCACCCTTGAGATttcaaaggataaaagaaaatgcagcatccaaaaagtaaaacaaagccaAGGGAAATAAATAGATTAGGAAGAGAGATACAcacccttgtgactcagctggtaaagaattttcctgcaatgtgggagacctggatttgatccacgggttgggaaggtcccctggggaagggaaaggctacccactctagtattctgcctggagaattccatggactatatggggacctctttggggtcgcaaagagtcagacaagactgagtgactttcactttcactttcagagatacACAGTTATATTTTCACCATTCAGCTCAAGAGGAATTCTTAGTGTACTTAAGGATTAATATAAACTATATCTTTATTCTATTCAGAGGTCAGTAATTGATGatctctgaagtttttttttttttttaatcctcacatCTTTTATTCGGTTATTAAGTATAAATAACATGTATTTAAAGTTACAGAAGATAATAGCTGCTTATCTGCAagactggctttttttttctttttttaatttaaatttatttattttaattggaggctaattactttacaatattgtattggttttgccatacatcaacatgaatccaccacgggtgtgcacatgttccccatcctgaacccctctcccacctccctccccataccatccctctgggtcatcccagtgcaccagccccaagcatcctgtatcctgcatcgaacctggactagcaattCATTtctcatatgatattatacatgtttcaatgccattctcccaaatcattttttatatacatttacagTAATATTTCAAAACCTAGGGGTTTCCTAACATCTACTGATATaattgaaagtaaatattttctattcataAGCTCAAGTTAtaaggaacattcattcacatGTCATTAAAACAGAACCTGCGTCTGAGTTAACCTCCCTTTCTCACATAAGTCTCCAGACATTTTTTCTAATAGATTCAGTTAACTAAATGAATTCTATTGACTTGTGAtcttaaataatgataaattatgTGCTTGATTTTCCATGTGAATTATCATGccttgtatttatatatggcttTTCTCCTAAAGATTGTTCCAATATATAATGTAGAGAAATaaggtaaaattttaattaaatgatgTCTTATAGAAGACACGCAAATGAGGCTTAAAGAAATCAGTATGCATAATAGAGAGAAACTGTAATTTTGTGCCATGCGTTTGTTCTGGACTTCAGTATCTGTTCACTATCATCTTCTTAAGTAGACTACTCAAATCATAGTTATTACAGTATAACAGTTGATGGTCTGCACTCAGATTCTTTTCACTGGGGAAGCAGAATGAAACTAGTTTCTAGGTGACACTATAATCTTTTCTCAGTCTTTCATCTTGCTATCCACCTTTCTCACTTATTCTTTGTGGGAATATCCTCTTAATTAATCATTTATAATAAGTCTATCTTGGAAAGCAAATTTTAGAGATTTACTTCTCTTTTGGTCATAATACTATGAGTATTTTCCCAATATTTGTCTTCCCAAttaaattttcactttcagatataGACGCTAATTTTCAATGAATTTAAACTTCATTGAGATAGAATTTCAACCAATTTCTAAAGATTAAGTATCCTTTCCCCTCCTACTAACTGAAAAATCTGTCTTTTTCTCCTGCTTATTTTAGATGTCACTCTGAATTAAATGGATGCAGGAAATCTGTCTGTAGTGTCAGAATTTGTGCTTCTGGGACTTTGTCACTCATGGACTATGCAGGTCTTACTCTTACTGATGTTTTTTATGCTTTACCTGATCATTGTATTTGGAAACATTGCCATCATAATCTTAATCATCACTGACCCCCATCTGCATTCCCCCATGTACTTCTTATTGGCCAACCTGTCCTTTGTTGATATGTGGCTTTGCTCAGTGACCACTCCTAAGATGATAACAGACTTTGTCAGAGAGAACAAGACTATTTCCTTTGGAGGCTGCATGTGCCAGATTCTCTTTGTGCATTTTTTTGGAGGGGGTGAGATGGTGCTATTGGTGgtaatggcctatgaccgctatgtggccatctgcaagccactCCACTATTCAACCATAATGAACCTGCAAAAGTGCATTGGGCTTGTGCTGACTTCCTGGACCACTGGCTTTGTGCATGCCATGAGTCAAATGGCTGTGATTGTGCAATTGCCTTTCTGTGGCCCCAGGGAAATCGACAGCTTTTTCTGTGATATACCACTGGTAATCAAGCTTGCTTGCATAGATTCCTATAACTTGGGAATATTAATGAATGCTGATAGTGGGTTTCCAGCCATGACCTGCTTTATAGTTTTGTTGATATCCTACTCATATATTCTTCTCACTATTCGCCAAAGCTCTAAAGCTGGTACATCTAGGGCACTCTCTACCTGCACTGCCCACATCACAGTGGTGGTGCTCTTCTTTGGGCCCTGCATCTTCATCTATGTGTGGCCACTCAGCATCACCTGGGTGGACAAATTTCTTGCTGTGTTTTACTCTGTTATTAcacctcttctaaatccagccaTTTATACCCTgagaaataaagagataaaaactGCTATAAAGAGATTCAGAAGCTACTACATACATCACAAGGGAAATATTTAATACCCAGAAACCTCACTGGAAACACTTCAAATTGACAATATACTGACCTTATAAAAGAGGTTGAAAATTCTAGACATTCAATTTATATCTACATTTTAtgcatgagaaactctgggctggaagaagcacaagctggaatcaagatttccacgagaaatatcaataacctcagatatgcagatgacaccatccttatggcagaaagtgaagaggaactaaaaagccctcttgatgaaagtgaaagaggagagtgaaaaggttggcttaaagctcaacattcagaacatgaagatcatagcatctggtcccatcacttctagggaaatagacggggaaacagtggaaacagtggcagactttatttttttgggctccaaaatcactgcagatggtgactgcagccatgaaattaaaagacgcgtactccttggaaggaaagttatgaccaacctagatagcatattcaaaagcagacattactttgccaacaaaagtccgtctagtcaaggctatggtttttccagtggtcatatatggatgtgagttggactgtgaagaaagctgagcgccaaggaattgatgcttttgaactgtggtgttggagaagactcctgagagtcccttggactgcaaggagatccaaccagtccattctgaaggagatcagccctgggatttctttggaaggaatgatgcgaaagctgaaacagcagtactttggccacctcatgcaaagtgttgactcattggaaaagactctgctgctgggagggcttgggggcaggagaaggggatgacagaggatgaaatggctggatggcatcaccaactcgatggacatgagttttagtgaactccgagagttggtgatggacagggaagcctggcatgctgcgattcatggagtcacagtcggacacgactgagccactgaactaacTAATGCCTGTCTCCAAGTACAGGAATAGGGTTAATGAAGTTCATCGAATTTTAACATTCACTAATCAACCAGTGGAACACCACAAAATGTTTCCCTAAAATTCAACACAAATGGTTCTTCTTTGTAAGTGAATTGTCTAATCAACTTTCCTATGCCTTTAACTGTATTAAGTGAGAAGCTAAAATTCATTCAACCAAGCTATACACCCATTCTGATGGATAGCATCTTAATAAACTTCTTTAGAATTTTCTCCTAACTCCATTTGGAAGGTATTTCTGTAACACTGACTCTTTTCCTCAGACTTTTCACTTGACCTCTTGTCAACTGAATTACTGTTTAGCTTAACTCTCTACCCAAATACTAATGGAAAGCagtaggagaaaaataaagagagagtaACAGTGGTACAGTACATAGGGAATGACAGTGGACACTAGAATAACAACAGAAGCTGTTCTGTGTTTGGTTTCAATTaactcaataaaagaaaaaaaaacccaaatgatgtTTCCTTTGATGATCTTAGTCTCAAGGATTAACATTTATACTTTGAATTATATTAACCATTGGTTTAGAAGTCCTGAAATTGTAAACTCCTTAATGGTAGGGGCTATGCtttactcactccagtgttcttgcctggagaatcccatggacagaggagcctggtgggctgccgcctatggggtcgcacagagtcagacagcatGCCTTACCTGGTTAATTCTTTAAACTACAGTACTTAGTACTTGTAATCAATATTtaacaaacatattttaatttatatataaaaggccattttttattcaaatatcaATACCATTTATCAATCATGAGGTATTTAAGTACAGTCttttttcatgaattaaaaattcctaaaaattttaaataataaatagaatttaCTTTCCTTTAGAGGTATAAATTAGGTAAATTCAGTTGTAAGAATCAACAATATATGGTACATATagaaatttcatttctcttaaaatggacacaaaaatagaaaaatgttagaATAAAAGTGATGTActtatataaaaatgaagtatcagaaaatgaaagcaaaaaaaaaaattccatttaaaattgtgTCAAAagtaaaataccaaaaaaaaaaaaaattaaaatacctaggaataactttaatcaaggaggtgaaaaatctatatgctgagaactataaaaaactgataaaggaaattgaaacttATTCAAAGGAATAGAAAGATATCTCATGctcttagattggaagaattaacactgttaaaatggctataccacccaaagtgaaagtgaaattgctaagttgtgtccaactctttgcgacaccatggactgtagcctaccaggctcctctgtctataagattttccaggcaatagtactggagtggattgccatttccttctccaggggatcttcccaacccagggattgaacccaggtctcccgcattgtagacagacactttaccgtctgaccaccagggaagaacaaCCTACAAATTTACTGTGATACTTTTCAAAACATTAATAGCATTCTTCACTATACTAGaataaacaatcctaaaatttttttggaaccacaaaagacccagagtTGGCAAGCAatcttgaagaaaaagaacaaagctggagacaaCCCTTCTAgaattcagactatactataaagctacagtatcaaaacagcatggtattggcacaaaatagacatataggtcaatggaacaaaatagcctAGAAATAAATgtacagcaatcccactcctggccatatatccagaaaacatgaaaactctaatttgaaaagatacatgcaccccaatgttcataggaattatttacaatagccacgaCATGGAAACAAACCAACTGCTCATCAACAGAAGATTGAtttaagaagatgtgatacacacatgcacacacacacacacacacacacatacttactgGCTATTACTCagatacaaaaaagaatgaaatattgtcatttttaaCAAGATAGTTGAATACAGAGaaaatcatactaagtgaaatgagtcatacagagaaagaaaaatattatatgctATCACTTCTGTGTAGAAATgtgtagaatataaaaataatatgtgaatctatacataaaacagaaacagattctcaAAAGAAACGTACTTagagttaccaaaggagaaagggtgggatgagggataaatgaggagaatggaattaacagatacaaagtactatacataaaatagataagcagcaatgatttatatatatcatatggaattatattcaatatcttgtaataacctataatagctGAATACATAtattgagtgtatatatatatataactgaatcactttgctgtacacctaaaattaataatgtataatattataaaccaactatGCTTCAACtaaagtgaaaaaattaaaacaatcttaGCAAAAAAATAGCACTTATCATCCTTGAATGCCTGCTCATACCACTGTTATGTTCGTTATATaaatttactattattatattatcCAAATTATGGATAAGAAAATGAGACTCAGAAATATGAAATACAGTTCCTCAAGATAgtacaatttaatttttcttcacttaaAGATTCAAAggtcaatctgatttcaaaaattattcatttattatatgaCAGTACACAGTACAATAGAAAATTATTCctgagaataaaagaataaattatgccaagaataaaatattagagTGTCTCTATCAATAtaactgtataaaaatattgagagTAATATGATTTGCAAGCTAATTGTATCATGAAGTGAAAGTTGGGAATAAAAGAAACATCACCAAGAACATGCCTGCACAGAGGTGGTGCCAAAGGACCAAGAGCCAACCACATGGCTGTCTCTATCTTGGGCAGTCGCCTCAGTTCTTTCTCATGGCTATGCCCATTCATTTGCTGCATTGTcatctctgtatttttaaagcatcttttatCCTACTTAGAATAATGGGTATCTTTTTACTTCTCTCAgtccttaaaaaataaacctcTTAAGTACAATTTGTATGAATTTTCTAATATTCTGAAGATAGAAGGGCATAAGGATGGAAAATGCAGCTTATACTGTCTTGTAATATAATTTGCCACAACAAATGCAAGTATCACATGCTCTCAACTCAAACATTACAGTCACTTTCATACCATCTGACATTATTTTTCACACACATCAGAAAGGCAAATTCTCCTTAATTCTCACTGGTTTCTTTTATATTCATCCTCAAAGATATTAATCAGTGGGATGCATAGTTTTATACATTCTCTAGCTAAACTTACATGGCCAGTAGTCAGTCTTAACTTCCAAGTTAGTGAAAATGCTATTTACTCTGGTGGAAGCATTCAAAGTGGTAGGTGGGATGCAAAAATTTTGTGAGTGGGTTATGAAACATCAGAGTGTAAGGATTAACTATCACTTCCACATTTTGATTCCAGAATCAGAGAATGAAGATATTATCTCCCAAAAGAGAACTTCCTTCTCATAAGGAAGTCTTCAGTATGCCCTTCTACCATTTATTAGATCAGCTATTTATGGGTGATTAAGTACATGTTATGATCCATGAATTCCATGACCACAAATATGCTTCTATAACTATTGTTGCTAATTGCTTTGCTATAAAATAAACGATAAAATTCAGTGTTTAGCAATACATGATTTCTGACCATGGTTATTTTGTACAAAATCCCATTTAGCAAGCACTGGAGGTGGCTGGAAAAATAGGTTAGCATACAAAGAATTTATTAGTCTACTACTAAAGTTTCCTCTATAATGGATACCCTTTGGTAAGAATACACGAGACACAGATTTTTTCATAATCTGTGCCCATTCTGAGATCAATTCCCACCAATTATCCCCTAGGAATTCTTCACCACCAGTCTTCCAATTCTATTTACTTTAAGTTCTGAccatctagttcagttcagttcagttcagttctgttgctcagtcgtgtctgactctttgcgaccccatgaatctaaTCGAACCATTAATAACTTTTCATGAATCAGTATATATGCATGCTTCTAGCCAAACAAAGTGGAAAACCAAATATActgcttgtatttcttccaaatGGGAGAATTTCTTATTAGTGTTTTTCAGGACCATAATCAGAATACTGACaatgtgcgtgctaagttacttcagttgtgttcaactctttgcagtcccatggagtgtaacccaccaggctcctctgtccatgggattctccaggcaagaatgctggaatgggttaccatgccctcctccaggggctcttccaaacccagggattgaacccaaatctcttatgtctcctgaattggcaggtgggttccttaccactagcatcGCCTTGGAAGCCCAAATACTAACCACAACTAAGTTATATGCAACCACAATACTTCACTAAACTGGGGCTGTAAAGCTGTAGCCCTTTACTCCTAGTTGCTACCAACATATCATGCAAAACCATCTGTATGTTCAGgcccaaattttaaattttcattctacTCATTATAAGGAATTCTCTGTGTTAACTATAGGTGTACGTAGAGGGCAAAGGAAGGCAACTGGACAATAGTAGTTGTTGAATGAATTGAGTCATAAATTAATGTAACTTCTCTATGCCTGTGGACCTGCCTAAACCTAATCTCTTACTTATGATTtccacttgaaaataaaatgctctTTTTGCATCTCAATTTTAAGGCTTGTATAGTAAGATAGCATCCACTTCATGATGATGTTGAGGAAGATCATCACAAAGAGGTAATCACCATTTGGATTGACAAGCTGGACCCGGTCAATTGGAGGCTTTTTAtcccctcctctgtccttccAATATATGTATTCCACTTgtttggctcagacggtaaagtgtctgcctgcaatgcaagacaactcatttcaatccctgggtcgggaaaatcactggagaagggaatggcttcccactccagtattcttgactggagaatttcatggacagaggagcctggtaggctatagtccataggatcacgaagagtcaggcatgactgagcaactaacacttcaagTCCCTAGTGAAATATAGACCAGACCCAAAAGGTTCCCTGTAAATCAAGAAACAATCAAGGTATATGAAGCAATTCAAGCAACTTGGAATGAAGTACTAACTTCCCTTTGGAAAGGCTGGTACCTGTAATAGTtcagtaaatgcttgttgaattgaAAACAGTAATGAAAAGTCAGAGGAAAGAGGGAGTGGAAGATTTGTTGTAATGTTGCAGAGGTGCTCTGCCTTACCCATAAAAGGAAAACAGCTGATAATTTTAGCAAGGTAGTCACTTATATTATACTGGCCCATATAATCTGACCTCTCAAAAAAAGGAACTCAGAAAACAATATTTTCTCTATAATTGAACCTTTTAAGAAATGTTTCCCTCTTTGATCTCTGTGGTTAGTACTCCTTAGAACCGCTCCAGGACTAACAACAGTTTTTTGGTGACCCTTTGTAACTGGGAAaggttaattttgaatttatgctGTATCTACTTCTGTAACTTTAACCCTCATCTTGCCACTTTTGCAAGCATGAATTATGGACTGCCTCGAGGAGATAATCTAAGCTGCTTGCCTGTGAAGGACCATAAGGAAGTGAAACCAACACattcccctgcctgaggcttggcATTCTGGGGGACGTTTGCAAGGATTGAATAGTATTTACTTTGTCTCCTCATCTCCCcacccatctctgatccataaaagaacctggcaaccAGGCCCTGACAAGATGATTATTTTGAGGTGCTAgcaccatcttctcagtcagccagCTAGCTCCTGATAAAGTCTCTTGCTGATCCCAACACCTCATTTCTCAGTCATTGACTTACCCTGTGaagagcagagcaagcttggacccTTGATGATTCAGTGAACTGAGTCCCCTGGCCATTTATTATGAGATCTCTGCTTTGAATTCTCATGacattaagagaagaaaaaattattagaactttggtttaaaaagtaaatggagAACAAAGGAATCTATGTCTAATAAAATATGACAGCAAATATCTTCAAGGAAAACCAGTATCTCCTGACATTTTAATGCCTATTGATAAATATCATTTAGACCAATACCATTGAAAAAGGAATACCTATTAACAAACAcattattaacaaatatttagaatTCCATTGCAAGCATATCCATGGAGTATCCTTGAAAACACTAAACCTGCTTTTTACCTCATTAATACAATTACCATCCTCATTTTAGTGATACTAATATTAAATGATATGGAAGTTTAACATGTTGGCAAACGTTAATATGCTGAAGTCAGACCTAATATTCAAACACAATAACTTTCTGATTTCAATGTCCATGGGTTTAATTCCTACACTATATGTTCTCTCCTTTAGATCATTGCAGAACATATAAATAAGAGTTCACGAGTCTACTTTACTCTATGCTTAGCTGAGTATTTTTGcctatattatctcatttattatttctaataaaatgGTGAGATGGAAACCCAATATTCTTTCATATAAGATGAAGAAATAAGATTGTGATAGGTCAGTTAATAGAGGAATAGGTAATAGAATTTGTGTGCTTTGGTATTCAGccctatgatttttttccctatcagaccagatcagatcagatcagtcgctcagtcgtgtccgactctttgcgaccccatgaattgcagcacaccaggcctccctgtccatcaccaactcccggagttcactcagactcttgtccatcgagtcagtgatgccatccagccatctcatcctctgtcgtccccttctcctcctgcccccaatccctcccagcatcagagtcttttccaatgagtcaactcttcacatgaggtggccaaagtactggagtttcagctttagcatcattccttcctaagaaatcccagggctgatctcctttagaatggactggttgcatctccttgcagtccaagggactctcaagagtcttctccaacaccacagttcaaaagcatcaattcttcggcgctcagctttcttcacattccaactctcacatccatacatgaccacaggaaaaaccatagccttgactagacaaacctttgttggcaaagtaatgtctctgcttttgaatatgctatctaggttggtcataactttccttccaaggagtaagcgtcttttaatttcatggctgcactcaccatctgcagtgattttggagcccagaaaaataaagtctgacactgtttccactgtttctccatctatttcccatgaagtgatgggactggatgccatgatcctcattttctgaatgttgagccttaagccaactttttcactctccactttcaccttcatcaagaggtttttagttcctcttcactttctgccataagggtggtgtcatctgcatatctgaggtgattgatatttttcccggcaatcttgattccagctcgtgtttcttccagtccagcgtttctcctgatgtactctgcatataggttaaataaacagggtgacaatatacagctttgacgtactccttttcctatttggaaccagtctgttgctccatgtccagttctaactgttgtttcctgacctgcatacaaatttctcaagaggcaaatcaggtggtctggtattcccatctctttcagaattttccacagtttattgtgatccacacagtcaaaggctttggcatagtcaataaagcagaaatagatgtttttctggaactctcttgctttttccatgatccagtggatgttggcaatttgatctctggttcctctgccttttctaaaaccagcttgaacatcaggaagttcacggttcacatattgctgaagcctggcttggagaattttcagcattactttactagagtgtgagatgaatgcaattttgcagtagttttcggcattgcctttctttgggattggaatgaaaactgaccttttccagtcctgtggccactactgagttttccaaatttgctggcatattgagtgcagcactttcacagcatcatctttcaggatttggaatagctcaactggaattctatcacctccactagctttgttcgtagtgatgctttctaaggcccacttgacttcacattccaggatgtctggctctaggtcagtgatcacaccattgtgattatctgggtcatgaagatcttttttgtacagttcttctgtgtattcttgccatctcttcttaatatcttctgcttctgttaggtccataccatttctgtcctttatcgagcccatctttgcatgaaatgttcctttggtatctctgattttcttgaagagatctctagtctttcccattctgttgttttcctctatttatttgcattgatcgctaaataaggctttcttatctcttcttgctattctttggaactctgcattcagatgtttatatctttccttttctgctttgctttttgcttctcttcttttcacagttaattgtaaggc includes these proteins:
- the LOC139185146 gene encoding olfactory receptor 4K14-like, which produces MDAGNLSVVSEFVLLGLCHSWTMQVLLLLMFFMLYLIIVFGNIAIIILIITDPHLHSPMYFLLANLSFVDMWLCSVTTPKMITDFVRENKTISFGGCMCQILFVHFFGGGEMVLLVVMAYDRYVAICKPLHYSTIMNLQKCIGLVLTSWTTGFVHAMSQMAVIVQLPFCGPREIDSFFCDIPLVIKLACIDSYNLGILMNADSGFPAMTCFIVLLISYSYILLTIRQSSKAGTSRALSTCTAHITVVVLFFGPCIFIYVWPLSITWVDKFLAVFYSVITPLLNPAIYTLRNKEIKTAIKRFRSYYIHHKGNI